The following proteins are encoded in a genomic region of Dermatophagoides farinae isolate YC_2012a chromosome 8, ASM2471394v1, whole genome shotgun sequence:
- the LOC124496344 gene encoding potassium voltage-gated channel subfamily KQT member 1 isoform X2 yields the protein MCYVELNRLKETRRNWKIKMNIFNNNNNNNNNDNRDSSFSKSRFQVTPRIDIESAIEDLGEFRSPTPFAGNGGICDHDLSNEPLFELEENGNNNTVTTTSSSTNSFYNTIYKYRKLKQGGNSLDTVFFPPPPNRRLSTYPHSVVGVPFYNERILVYNFLQRPTGAWAIGYHVFVSLAVVYCLILTIISTSSKYGNSLAKTLNTIDYMIVTFFIVEFLARIWSSECVSYYQGWKGKIRFFKNPIRIIDLCVIIVSLAVLISNIHGELLITSLRGVRFIQIFQMVRLDFKFRPWRMMASVVYSQRIHLAIVFYMGFLALILISFVIYFVEKDYNEDFDSLAASMWWAVITLCTIGYGDMYPKTSTGKLLACICSLIGVSIFALPAGILGTGLALKVQEQQRQLKISKRKQPAARLIQCAWKLYVAEQELIRTSDSSKYNIGNGNTASTLSCFRSVIWKRFETSKNKSKTLSWKEMNGLCFVFAVKFCISKRDFVKAFKPYDIKDVLEQYAAGHADMLAKIRIMDHRLEKIQSNSISAKAQHDIRLRFLTHISKLEYEMQKMQINLNDLMHYQVNSRLIIENLLKYLLDQQISLRCLSNNNNNNNNRCRFGRLNQMAECNVCSNTNNRTTQLLSQFHKLNFVDKLEKIFQTFNQDVLLHVIGNNNNNNNNNNNNNNNNDNNNNHCHSHSCSYSQQQINHAHQQQTIVQRRRLSF from the exons ATGTGTTATGTTGAgttgaatcgattgaaag AAACCAGaagaaattggaaaataaaaatgaacattttcaacaacaacaacaacaacaataataatgataatcgagattcatcattttctaaaTCCCGTTTTCAAGTGACCCCAAGAATAGATATCGAATCGGCTATAGAAGATTTAGGTGAATTTCGTTCACCAACACCGTTTGCCGGTAATGGTGGTATTTGTGATCATGATCTATCTAATGAACcattatttgaattggaagaaaatggcaataataatactgtcactacaacatcatcatcaactaattcattttataataCCATTTATAAATATCGAAAACTCAAACAAGGTGGCAATTCTTTGGATACAGTTTTctttccaccaccaccaaatcGTCGATTATCAACCTATCCACATTCGGTAGTGGGGGTACCATTTtataatgaaagaattttggTTTATAATTTCCTACAAAGACCTACCGGTGCATGGGCAATTGGCTATCAtgtatttgtttcattggcAGTTGTTTATTGTCTTATTTTAACAATTATATCTACTTCATCAA AATATGGAAATTCTCTGGCAAAAACGCTTAATACGATCGATTATATGATTGtaacattttttattgtagAATTTTTAGCACGTATATGGTCATCAGAATGTGTTTCCTACTATCAAGGATGGAAGGGAAAAATTCGTTTCTTTAAGAATCCAATCCGAATCATCGATCTTTGCGTCATAATAGTTTCATTAGCAGTGTTGATCTCAAATATACATGGTGAACTATTAATAACATCATTACGTGGTGTACGTTTCAtacaaatatttcaaatggTTCGATTGGATTTCAAATTTAGACCATGGCGCATGATGGCTTCCGTTGTTTATTCACAACGAATTCATTTGGCCATTGTATTCTATATGGGATTCTTGGCATTAATACTCATCTCATTTGTaatatattttgttgaaaaagatTATAATGAAGATTTCGATAGCCTTGCAGCATCAATGTGGTGGGCGGTAATCACATTATGTACAATAGGCTATGGTGATATGTATCCAAAAACATCTACCGGAAAGTTATTAGCATGTATCTGTTCGTTGATAGGCGTCTCGATATTTGCTCTACCTGCCGGCATCCTTGGAACTGGTTTAGCTCTCAAG gtacaagaacaacaacggcaactAAAAATAAGCAAACGTAAACAACCAGCAGCTCGTTTAATACAATGTGCATGGAAATTATATGTCGCCGAACAAGAATTGATTCGCACATCAGATAGCAGTAAATATAATATTGGCAATGGTAATACAGCATCAACATTAAGCTGTTTTCGATCAGTCATTTGGAAACGATTTGAAACaagtaaaaataaatcaaaaacattaagttggaaagaaatgaatggcCTATGTTTTGTATTTGCCGTCAAATTTTGTATATCAAAAAGAGATTTTGTCAAAGCCTTCAAACCATATGATATAAAAGATGTATTAGAACAATATGCCGCTGGCCATGCAGATATGTTGGCAAAAATACGAATCATGGATCATCgattagaaaaaattcaatcgaattcaatttcaGCTAAAGCACAGCATGATATTAGATTACGTTTTCTAACACATATAAGTAAACTTGAATATGAGATGCAAAAAATGCAAATCAATCTAAATGATTTGATGCACTATCAGGTGAATTCACGgttaatcattgaaaatctaTTAAAATATCTACTTGATCAACAAATTTCATTGAGATGtctttcaaataataataataataataataatcgttgtCGTTTCGGtagattgaatcaaatggcTGAATGTAATGTTTGTTCCAATACTAATAATCGAACaacacaattattatcacaattTCATAAActaaattttgttgataaacttgaaaaaatatttcaaactTTTAATCAAGATGTATTGTTACATGTtattggtaataataataacaacaacaacaacaataacaacaacaacaacaacaatgataataataataatcattgtcaTAGCCATTCTTGTTCCTATTCACAGCAGCAAATCAATCATgctcatcaacaacagacaATTGTCCAAAGAAGGCGGCTTTCATTTTGA
- the LOC124495350 gene encoding uncharacterized protein LOC124495350 gives MYNQQTTLNDERKLFAIYFSSLSLSSSSAIMMIVIIYHLICSIVLTTADQYSIQQQQQQTNLSTKHHSNCNFITFIIYDGYEYVITNNNKNDDDRMQSSMPFISTTIESNLYDCLSLCRQRDDCNGINHNGHHCQLIINVDDDVNRLIKSNQSAVINIHAKKICIEDHNGNCAGKPWAFETVIGYTITYPIYFHNTVVKRIMIKNIPSVQQCSEQCLNEKNFHCRSVVYNEIDQHCILFNMNRETIGFSSTNRVKKTGLKFVPTTPFTQQVHYIENKCIEEPKKFCDLRKIKKFKLKTADLIKTNVNTPSECRELCLSNSVVNPCKSFDFDSTIGICRISHLNEASTLHMIQPYIYDEDVTTFEISTCYNITVLCQSKEMKIQIETSKLFNGKIYAQNRPRSCMNDIMNMLNFELSIPYTDDYNATTTTTGNDELVQCDTRQPTPGRFTNDIIIQHHDLVLTTKDLALGIFCKFDLQNSSIAQVDLKIQGEISTDKLKGTAKLPELSLHLVDEMGKDIDEVSIGDILRVQIRMSDEDTYGIFVRNLIAKDNQDSNNNFTLIDNKGCPTQMRMMREVRLLNENGKTLESYLEAFTFTGGSILVIQVEVETCLDKCKPVQCQVANGRSYPGVEMVTSYGRRKRRSASMNGDYDDDDDGGDDDQTEIGDVVSMTKLSKSLLIRKKRELISSDLKINANINVKQYEDANRTFTLKAFDSFLAPYQKISMSSKNYLCFEPTHLFVICVIACCAQISLFSLIFGIIIRVKKVPCQKRHHRFTSTSLIGASSSSSSCSSSWNMNPSIHNSSTPYNYMSSM, from the exons ATGTATAACCAACAAACAACGTTGAATGACGAACGAAAATTGTTTGCAATAtatttctcatcattatcactatcgtcgtcgtcggcgattatgatgattgtcatcatttatcatttaataTGTTCAATTGTTTTAACAACAGCTGATCAGTATTctatacaacaacagcagcaacaaacgA ATCTATCAACAAAACACCATTCTAATTGCAATTTTATAACATTTATCATATATGACGGATATGAGTATGTAAtcacaaacaataataaaaatgatgatgatcgaatgcAATCATCAATGCCATTTATTTCGACAACCATTGAAAGCAATCTTTATGATTGTCTGAGCTTATGTAGACAGcgtgatgattgtaatggaatcaatcataatggacatcattgtcaattaattatcaatgttgatgatgatgtcaatcgattgattaaatcgaatcaatcagCTGTTATAAATATTCATGCTAAAAAGATTTGTATAGAAG aTCATAATGGTAATTGTGCCGGTAAACCATGGGCATTTGAAACGGTTATTGGATATACGATAACTTAtccaatttattttcataatacAGTAGTCAAACGAATCATGATCAAGAATATTCCATCTGTTCAACAATGTAGTGAacaatgtttgaatgaaaaaaattttcattgtcgtTCAGTTgtttataatgaaattgatcaacattGTATTCTGTTCAATATGAATCGTGAAACTATTGGTTTTTCTTCAACAAATCGTGTCAAAAAAACAGGGCTTAAATTTGTGCCAACAACACCGTTCACACAACAAGTacattatattgaaaataaatgtattgaagaaccaaaaaaattttgtgatttacgaaaaatcaaaaaattcaaactaaAAACAGCCGatttgatcaaaacaaatgtcAATACACCGAGTGAATGTCGAGAACTATGTCTTTCAAATAGTGTGGTTAATCCAtgtaaatcatttgattttgattcaacaatTGGTATTTGTCGTATTAGCCATCTGAATGAAGCATCGACCTTACACATGATTCAACCATACATTTATGATGAGGATGTAACCACATTTGAGATATCCACCTGTTATAATA tCACTGTTTTATGTCAATCGAAAgagatgaaaattcaaattgaaacatctaaattatttaatggaaaaatttatgCACAAAATAGGCCACGAAGTTGTATGAATGATATTATGAAtatgttgaattttgaattatcCATACCATATACCGATGATTACAATGCTACTACGACTACTActggtaatgatgaattagTACAATGTGATACTCGACAGCCAACACCTGGTCGTTTTACCAAtgacattatcattcaacatCATGATCTTGtattaacaacaaaagatTTGGCATTGGGCATTTTCTGTAAATTTGATCTTCAAAATTCTAGTATTGCTCAAGTTGATCTTAAAATACAAGG TGAAATTTCTACAGATAAATTAAAAGGCACGGCCAAACTTCctgaattatcattacatCTAGTAGATGAAATGGGCAAAGATATTGATGAAGTTTCAATTGGTGATATACTTCGTGTACAAATTCGCATGAGTGACGAAGATACttatggaatttttgttAGAAATCTTATTGCAAAAGACAATCAGGATTCGAACAATAATTtcacattgattgataacaAAGG cTGCCCGACCCAAATGAGAATGATGCGCGAAGTTCGTCTACTCAACGAGAACGGAAAAACACTTGAAAGTTATTTAGAGGCTTTTACTTTTACAGGCGGCTCTATTTTAGTCATACAAGTTGAAGTGGAAACTTGTCTCGATAAATGCAAACCG gTTCAATGTCAAGTGGCCAATGGCCGCAGTTATCCAGGTGTTGAGATGGTTACATCATATGGCCGGCGAAAACGTCGTTCCGCATCAATGAATggcgattatgatgatgatgatgatggtggtgatgatgatcaaactgAGATTGGTGACGTGGtttcaatgacaaaattatcaaaatcattgcTAATACGTAAGAAACGTGAATTGATTTCATCGGATCTCAAAATAAATGCCAATATAAATGTCAAACAATATGAAGATGCAAATCGGACATTCACTTTAAAagcattcgattcatttctTGCACCTTATCAAAAGATATCAATGTCTAGTAAAAACTATCTATGTTTTGAACCTACACATTTATTTGTAATTTGTGTAATTGCGTGCTGTGcacaaatttcattattttcattaattttcgGTATAATAATTAGAGTGAAAAAAGTTCCCTGCCAAAAACGACATCATCGGTTCACATCTACTAGCCTTATTGGagcttcttcttcttcttcttcttgttcatcatcatggaataTGAATCCTTCGATCCATAATTCAAGTACACCATACAATTATATGAGCTCAAtgtaa
- the LOC124496344 gene encoding potassium voltage-gated channel subfamily KQT member 1 isoform X1, whose translation MCYVELNRLKETRRNWKIKMNIFNNNNNNNNNDNRDSSFSKSRFQVTPRIDIESAIEDLGEFRSPTPFAGNGGICDHDLSNEPLFELEENGNNNTVTTTSSSTNSFYNTIYKYRKLKQGGNSLDTVFFPPPPNRRLSTYPHSVVGVPFYNERILVYNFLQRPTGAWAIGYHVFVSLAVVYCLILTIISTSSTEYGNSLAKTLNTIDYMIVTFFIVEFLARIWSSECVSYYQGWKGKIRFFKNPIRIIDLCVIIVSLAVLISNIHGELLITSLRGVRFIQIFQMVRLDFKFRPWRMMASVVYSQRIHLAIVFYMGFLALILISFVIYFVEKDYNEDFDSLAASMWWAVITLCTIGYGDMYPKTSTGKLLACICSLIGVSIFALPAGILGTGLALKVQEQQRQLKISKRKQPAARLIQCAWKLYVAEQELIRTSDSSKYNIGNGNTASTLSCFRSVIWKRFETSKNKSKTLSWKEMNGLCFVFAVKFCISKRDFVKAFKPYDIKDVLEQYAAGHADMLAKIRIMDHRLEKIQSNSISAKAQHDIRLRFLTHISKLEYEMQKMQINLNDLMHYQVNSRLIIENLLKYLLDQQISLRCLSNNNNNNNNRCRFGRLNQMAECNVCSNTNNRTTQLLSQFHKLNFVDKLEKIFQTFNQDVLLHVIGNNNNNNNNNNNNNNNNDNNNNHCHSHSCSYSQQQINHAHQQQTIVQRRRLSF comes from the exons ATGTGTTATGTTGAgttgaatcgattgaaag AAACCAGaagaaattggaaaataaaaatgaacattttcaacaacaacaacaacaacaataataatgataatcgagattcatcattttctaaaTCCCGTTTTCAAGTGACCCCAAGAATAGATATCGAATCGGCTATAGAAGATTTAGGTGAATTTCGTTCACCAACACCGTTTGCCGGTAATGGTGGTATTTGTGATCATGATCTATCTAATGAACcattatttgaattggaagaaaatggcaataataatactgtcactacaacatcatcatcaactaattcattttataataCCATTTATAAATATCGAAAACTCAAACAAGGTGGCAATTCTTTGGATACAGTTTTctttccaccaccaccaaatcGTCGATTATCAACCTATCCACATTCGGTAGTGGGGGTACCATTTtataatgaaagaattttggTTTATAATTTCCTACAAAGACCTACCGGTGCATGGGCAATTGGCTATCAtgtatttgtttcattggcAGTTGTTTATTGTCTTATTTTAACAATTATATCTACTTCATCAA CAGAATATGGAAATTCTCTGGCAAAAACGCTTAATACGATCGATTATATGATTGtaacattttttattgtagAATTTTTAGCACGTATATGGTCATCAGAATGTGTTTCCTACTATCAAGGATGGAAGGGAAAAATTCGTTTCTTTAAGAATCCAATCCGAATCATCGATCTTTGCGTCATAATAGTTTCATTAGCAGTGTTGATCTCAAATATACATGGTGAACTATTAATAACATCATTACGTGGTGTACGTTTCAtacaaatatttcaaatggTTCGATTGGATTTCAAATTTAGACCATGGCGCATGATGGCTTCCGTTGTTTATTCACAACGAATTCATTTGGCCATTGTATTCTATATGGGATTCTTGGCATTAATACTCATCTCATTTGTaatatattttgttgaaaaagatTATAATGAAGATTTCGATAGCCTTGCAGCATCAATGTGGTGGGCGGTAATCACATTATGTACAATAGGCTATGGTGATATGTATCCAAAAACATCTACCGGAAAGTTATTAGCATGTATCTGTTCGTTGATAGGCGTCTCGATATTTGCTCTACCTGCCGGCATCCTTGGAACTGGTTTAGCTCTCAAG gtacaagaacaacaacggcaactAAAAATAAGCAAACGTAAACAACCAGCAGCTCGTTTAATACAATGTGCATGGAAATTATATGTCGCCGAACAAGAATTGATTCGCACATCAGATAGCAGTAAATATAATATTGGCAATGGTAATACAGCATCAACATTAAGCTGTTTTCGATCAGTCATTTGGAAACGATTTGAAACaagtaaaaataaatcaaaaacattaagttggaaagaaatgaatggcCTATGTTTTGTATTTGCCGTCAAATTTTGTATATCAAAAAGAGATTTTGTCAAAGCCTTCAAACCATATGATATAAAAGATGTATTAGAACAATATGCCGCTGGCCATGCAGATATGTTGGCAAAAATACGAATCATGGATCATCgattagaaaaaattcaatcgaattcaatttcaGCTAAAGCACAGCATGATATTAGATTACGTTTTCTAACACATATAAGTAAACTTGAATATGAGATGCAAAAAATGCAAATCAATCTAAATGATTTGATGCACTATCAGGTGAATTCACGgttaatcattgaaaatctaTTAAAATATCTACTTGATCAACAAATTTCATTGAGATGtctttcaaataataataataataataataatcgttgtCGTTTCGGtagattgaatcaaatggcTGAATGTAATGTTTGTTCCAATACTAATAATCGAACaacacaattattatcacaattTCATAAActaaattttgttgataaacttgaaaaaatatttcaaactTTTAATCAAGATGTATTGTTACATGTtattggtaataataataacaacaacaacaacaataacaacaacaacaacaacaatgataataataataatcattgtcaTAGCCATTCTTGTTCCTATTCACAGCAGCAAATCAATCATgctcatcaacaacagacaATTGTCCAAAGAAGGCGGCTTTCATTTTGA
- the LOC124496344 gene encoding potassium voltage-gated channel subfamily KQT member 1 isoform X4: MNIFNNNNNNNNNDNRDSSFSKSRFQVTPRIDIESAIEDLGEFRSPTPFAGNGGICDHDLSNEPLFELEENGNNNTVTTTSSSTNSFYNTIYKYRKLKQGGNSLDTVFFPPPPNRRLSTYPHSVVGVPFYNERILVYNFLQRPTGAWAIGYHVFVSLAVVYCLILTIISTSSKYGNSLAKTLNTIDYMIVTFFIVEFLARIWSSECVSYYQGWKGKIRFFKNPIRIIDLCVIIVSLAVLISNIHGELLITSLRGVRFIQIFQMVRLDFKFRPWRMMASVVYSQRIHLAIVFYMGFLALILISFVIYFVEKDYNEDFDSLAASMWWAVITLCTIGYGDMYPKTSTGKLLACICSLIGVSIFALPAGILGTGLALKVQEQQRQLKISKRKQPAARLIQCAWKLYVAEQELIRTSDSSKYNIGNGNTASTLSCFRSVIWKRFETSKNKSKTLSWKEMNGLCFVFAVKFCISKRDFVKAFKPYDIKDVLEQYAAGHADMLAKIRIMDHRLEKIQSNSISAKAQHDIRLRFLTHISKLEYEMQKMQINLNDLMHYQVNSRLIIENLLKYLLDQQISLRCLSNNNNNNNNRCRFGRLNQMAECNVCSNTNNRTTQLLSQFHKLNFVDKLEKIFQTFNQDVLLHVIGNNNNNNNNNNNNNNNNDNNNNHCHSHSCSYSQQQINHAHQQQTIVQRRRLSF, encoded by the exons atgaacattttcaacaacaacaacaacaacaataataatgataatcgagattcatcattttctaaaTCCCGTTTTCAAGTGACCCCAAGAATAGATATCGAATCGGCTATAGAAGATTTAGGTGAATTTCGTTCACCAACACCGTTTGCCGGTAATGGTGGTATTTGTGATCATGATCTATCTAATGAACcattatttgaattggaagaaaatggcaataataatactgtcactacaacatcatcatcaactaattcattttataataCCATTTATAAATATCGAAAACTCAAACAAGGTGGCAATTCTTTGGATACAGTTTTctttccaccaccaccaaatcGTCGATTATCAACCTATCCACATTCGGTAGTGGGGGTACCATTTtataatgaaagaattttggTTTATAATTTCCTACAAAGACCTACCGGTGCATGGGCAATTGGCTATCAtgtatttgtttcattggcAGTTGTTTATTGTCTTATTTTAACAATTATATCTACTTCATCAA AATATGGAAATTCTCTGGCAAAAACGCTTAATACGATCGATTATATGATTGtaacattttttattgtagAATTTTTAGCACGTATATGGTCATCAGAATGTGTTTCCTACTATCAAGGATGGAAGGGAAAAATTCGTTTCTTTAAGAATCCAATCCGAATCATCGATCTTTGCGTCATAATAGTTTCATTAGCAGTGTTGATCTCAAATATACATGGTGAACTATTAATAACATCATTACGTGGTGTACGTTTCAtacaaatatttcaaatggTTCGATTGGATTTCAAATTTAGACCATGGCGCATGATGGCTTCCGTTGTTTATTCACAACGAATTCATTTGGCCATTGTATTCTATATGGGATTCTTGGCATTAATACTCATCTCATTTGTaatatattttgttgaaaaagatTATAATGAAGATTTCGATAGCCTTGCAGCATCAATGTGGTGGGCGGTAATCACATTATGTACAATAGGCTATGGTGATATGTATCCAAAAACATCTACCGGAAAGTTATTAGCATGTATCTGTTCGTTGATAGGCGTCTCGATATTTGCTCTACCTGCCGGCATCCTTGGAACTGGTTTAGCTCTCAAG gtacaagaacaacaacggcaactAAAAATAAGCAAACGTAAACAACCAGCAGCTCGTTTAATACAATGTGCATGGAAATTATATGTCGCCGAACAAGAATTGATTCGCACATCAGATAGCAGTAAATATAATATTGGCAATGGTAATACAGCATCAACATTAAGCTGTTTTCGATCAGTCATTTGGAAACGATTTGAAACaagtaaaaataaatcaaaaacattaagttggaaagaaatgaatggcCTATGTTTTGTATTTGCCGTCAAATTTTGTATATCAAAAAGAGATTTTGTCAAAGCCTTCAAACCATATGATATAAAAGATGTATTAGAACAATATGCCGCTGGCCATGCAGATATGTTGGCAAAAATACGAATCATGGATCATCgattagaaaaaattcaatcgaattcaatttcaGCTAAAGCACAGCATGATATTAGATTACGTTTTCTAACACATATAAGTAAACTTGAATATGAGATGCAAAAAATGCAAATCAATCTAAATGATTTGATGCACTATCAGGTGAATTCACGgttaatcattgaaaatctaTTAAAATATCTACTTGATCAACAAATTTCATTGAGATGtctttcaaataataataataataataataatcgttgtCGTTTCGGtagattgaatcaaatggcTGAATGTAATGTTTGTTCCAATACTAATAATCGAACaacacaattattatcacaattTCATAAActaaattttgttgataaacttgaaaaaatatttcaaactTTTAATCAAGATGTATTGTTACATGTtattggtaataataataacaacaacaacaacaataacaacaacaacaacaacaatgataataataataatcattgtcaTAGCCATTCTTGTTCCTATTCACAGCAGCAAATCAATCATgctcatcaacaacagacaATTGTCCAAAGAAGGCGGCTTTCATTTTGA
- the LOC124496344 gene encoding potassium voltage-gated channel subfamily KQT member 1 isoform X3, translating into MNIFNNNNNNNNNDNRDSSFSKSRFQVTPRIDIESAIEDLGEFRSPTPFAGNGGICDHDLSNEPLFELEENGNNNTVTTTSSSTNSFYNTIYKYRKLKQGGNSLDTVFFPPPPNRRLSTYPHSVVGVPFYNERILVYNFLQRPTGAWAIGYHVFVSLAVVYCLILTIISTSSTEYGNSLAKTLNTIDYMIVTFFIVEFLARIWSSECVSYYQGWKGKIRFFKNPIRIIDLCVIIVSLAVLISNIHGELLITSLRGVRFIQIFQMVRLDFKFRPWRMMASVVYSQRIHLAIVFYMGFLALILISFVIYFVEKDYNEDFDSLAASMWWAVITLCTIGYGDMYPKTSTGKLLACICSLIGVSIFALPAGILGTGLALKVQEQQRQLKISKRKQPAARLIQCAWKLYVAEQELIRTSDSSKYNIGNGNTASTLSCFRSVIWKRFETSKNKSKTLSWKEMNGLCFVFAVKFCISKRDFVKAFKPYDIKDVLEQYAAGHADMLAKIRIMDHRLEKIQSNSISAKAQHDIRLRFLTHISKLEYEMQKMQINLNDLMHYQVNSRLIIENLLKYLLDQQISLRCLSNNNNNNNNRCRFGRLNQMAECNVCSNTNNRTTQLLSQFHKLNFVDKLEKIFQTFNQDVLLHVIGNNNNNNNNNNNNNNNNDNNNNHCHSHSCSYSQQQINHAHQQQTIVQRRRLSF; encoded by the exons atgaacattttcaacaacaacaacaacaacaataataatgataatcgagattcatcattttctaaaTCCCGTTTTCAAGTGACCCCAAGAATAGATATCGAATCGGCTATAGAAGATTTAGGTGAATTTCGTTCACCAACACCGTTTGCCGGTAATGGTGGTATTTGTGATCATGATCTATCTAATGAACcattatttgaattggaagaaaatggcaataataatactgtcactacaacatcatcatcaactaattcattttataataCCATTTATAAATATCGAAAACTCAAACAAGGTGGCAATTCTTTGGATACAGTTTTctttccaccaccaccaaatcGTCGATTATCAACCTATCCACATTCGGTAGTGGGGGTACCATTTtataatgaaagaattttggTTTATAATTTCCTACAAAGACCTACCGGTGCATGGGCAATTGGCTATCAtgtatttgtttcattggcAGTTGTTTATTGTCTTATTTTAACAATTATATCTACTTCATCAA CAGAATATGGAAATTCTCTGGCAAAAACGCTTAATACGATCGATTATATGATTGtaacattttttattgtagAATTTTTAGCACGTATATGGTCATCAGAATGTGTTTCCTACTATCAAGGATGGAAGGGAAAAATTCGTTTCTTTAAGAATCCAATCCGAATCATCGATCTTTGCGTCATAATAGTTTCATTAGCAGTGTTGATCTCAAATATACATGGTGAACTATTAATAACATCATTACGTGGTGTACGTTTCAtacaaatatttcaaatggTTCGATTGGATTTCAAATTTAGACCATGGCGCATGATGGCTTCCGTTGTTTATTCACAACGAATTCATTTGGCCATTGTATTCTATATGGGATTCTTGGCATTAATACTCATCTCATTTGTaatatattttgttgaaaaagatTATAATGAAGATTTCGATAGCCTTGCAGCATCAATGTGGTGGGCGGTAATCACATTATGTACAATAGGCTATGGTGATATGTATCCAAAAACATCTACCGGAAAGTTATTAGCATGTATCTGTTCGTTGATAGGCGTCTCGATATTTGCTCTACCTGCCGGCATCCTTGGAACTGGTTTAGCTCTCAAG gtacaagaacaacaacggcaactAAAAATAAGCAAACGTAAACAACCAGCAGCTCGTTTAATACAATGTGCATGGAAATTATATGTCGCCGAACAAGAATTGATTCGCACATCAGATAGCAGTAAATATAATATTGGCAATGGTAATACAGCATCAACATTAAGCTGTTTTCGATCAGTCATTTGGAAACGATTTGAAACaagtaaaaataaatcaaaaacattaagttggaaagaaatgaatggcCTATGTTTTGTATTTGCCGTCAAATTTTGTATATCAAAAAGAGATTTTGTCAAAGCCTTCAAACCATATGATATAAAAGATGTATTAGAACAATATGCCGCTGGCCATGCAGATATGTTGGCAAAAATACGAATCATGGATCATCgattagaaaaaattcaatcgaattcaatttcaGCTAAAGCACAGCATGATATTAGATTACGTTTTCTAACACATATAAGTAAACTTGAATATGAGATGCAAAAAATGCAAATCAATCTAAATGATTTGATGCACTATCAGGTGAATTCACGgttaatcattgaaaatctaTTAAAATATCTACTTGATCAACAAATTTCATTGAGATGtctttcaaataataataataataataataatcgttgtCGTTTCGGtagattgaatcaaatggcTGAATGTAATGTTTGTTCCAATACTAATAATCGAACaacacaattattatcacaattTCATAAActaaattttgttgataaacttgaaaaaatatttcaaactTTTAATCAAGATGTATTGTTACATGTtattggtaataataataacaacaacaacaacaataacaacaacaacaacaacaatgataataataataatcattgtcaTAGCCATTCTTGTTCCTATTCACAGCAGCAAATCAATCATgctcatcaacaacagacaATTGTCCAAAGAAGGCGGCTTTCATTTTGA